The Gordonia mangrovi genome includes the window GCGATGATCGCCTCGGTCACCTGCTCGAGTTCGGTGTCGTCGACGAGCGGCAGGATCCGGATCGTCGGCGCAGCCATCACGTCGGCACCACGACGCTCCAGCAGCGCAGCGAATTCCTCTGCGCGTCGGGCCGCGGTGATCCCGATGGTGAATCCGGCCAGGGGTAGCGCCTCGGCGTCATCGGCGAGGGACTTGTCTGTGCTGTTGCTCATCGGCGCTGGAAGTACACCTCGACGATGTCGTCGACGACCCGTACCGCGTAGCTGGGCACCGACATCGACTCGTCGTCGAGGCAGATGCCGGACCGCAGCGAGAACACCTGCTTGCCCAGCGGGCTGGCAACCGTCGGTTCACCGGCCCGGTCGCCGGTGACACCGCGCGACAACACCGCAGCACGGGCGAACGGATCGATGTTGCCGATGGCATAGATCCGGGTTCGGCCCACCACCGCCTCCCGATCGGTTTCCACCGCCGGGATGCGGAACAGCGCCGCCTGTTCGAAGTCCGGCCCCAATACCCCGGCACCGCGTCCGACGGCGAGATCGGCCAGGGCGCAGGCACGGACCCACTGCCCGGGTACGGCCTCGGGATGCGTGGTCGCGTCGGCGGGTTCGTTCGCCGTCGATCGCGCAGCGACTGTCATGTCGGCACTCCTTCACGTTCTGTTGCCTCGTTGGTGGCTGACTCGGTATCGACGCGACCGGGCATCACCGGCATGTCGAGCAGGACCGGGACCTTGCGTTCGGTGTCTGCGTCGGTGAACTGGATCGTC containing:
- the nirD gene encoding nitrite reductase small subunit NirD gives rise to the protein MTVAARSTANEPADATTHPEAVPGQWVRACALADLAVGRGAGVLGPDFEQAALFRIPAVETDREAVVGRTRIYAIGNIDPFARAAVLSRGVTGDRAGEPTVASPLGKQVFSLRSGICLDDESMSVPSYAVRVVDDIVEVYFQRR